The window acaacaaaagagcacaaaaaaaagaggctcGTTAGGAGGACAGGAGGGTTAGAGGaagataaatgtgaaatgtgaagaagaaaaatgcagaGGGATGAAAACAGACTAATCCACCCGCACATCCTGTGAGCTGAAAGTATATACATGAAAGGGGGACCCTTAATGTGCTTCTGCCAAACCGTCCTACAGCCGACGAACACTGTCTGGTGTCAGGTGAAGGTTGTAACCAACGAGATGActaggatgaggatgaggatggcCAAACATATCGCgatccagatctttttctgcGTCGGAGgaagagacacaaaaaaggTTCAATAACATGCAAATCAAATGAAACAGGTGCAACCTCAAAGACACCGTGAAATGGTTATTTAACtcctgttgaaacaggaagtcgGCGCAGCAGGGAGGGATCACTGTTAAGTCTAAAACAACCTGATGagcctacagagaattatcagcgactctgcagcttcactcggctttacggagctttatagtgagtttcagctcgttgttcaactgtctggctgcaactttactgttctggttcactctcagcgctttcatagtgtcgttttcagccacagcaggcagctgttttcagagaaaaagctctaaaaagccactgtacactacctgctcagcaccaaacagcaaacagacacagctgtagactagctgctgaacatagtggagcatttagcagataaagagccagatatttccctcagtaGTTGATAGAGAGTATAAACAGCTAgaggagagtgaatactggacttacattcaccaggtggacagaaacacgactccacatgaatgataaataagcaactgtttgttaacaagttcaacatattaaCTTagaagctgatgatgtgtcagttttgtgttcactgaaaacaagctgacaaaaaaaaaatcagttattgtgGGTTTTACTAACTGACAGCGACGACACAAGTGGGTTGAGAGCTCAGAGTGAACACCATGTTTATGTCATATCAGTATTACCATAATAACCAGTTTCCGACTTGTAAGTAGCGTTGACGTAAACacccaagttgtaattacaacTGGGAAACTGGGATTCTTATGAAAGCTTTTATATACACGGATACCTCATGTCTGCCAAAGTTCAAggtaattaaaacaaaattgatTGGTTATATTgtcaatatatttcatttctatcCCTCATATGACCTGCTTTGTTGTAAACATGGGGATCTTTCATTTCTACCATCCATTCAAAACGACATGAGCACAGAGTTTGGGTGGTATTAGTGAGTTCAAGTTCATTTCATGGTGTCTTTCacattctgtatgtgtgtgtgtgaaaccacATGATACCTTTCGTGCTTTCTGCTGATACGTGACTGctttctctgtgttctctttTGCTTTCTCCACGTAGTTAGAAGACTGTTTGATGTTGGTTTCCACGCGGTCGACCATCTCCCCCTGCAGGAGACGAACATCACAAtcagacagacttaaaaaaacatgCGGGAGAGACTTTTTctaattaaagctgctttaCCTGAGCCTCCACCTCCATGGCCAGGTACTGGAACATGTCATGCAGGTCCTTGATGCTCCTCTCCAGCTTCAGGATCTCATCGTGCCGGGACTCGATCTCATTCAGCGCCTGTCTTGTAGCTTTAGCATCGATCAGGATCTGTAGACCACAGTGCAGACGTGCTGTGTTTTAGCTGTGGTGCATTGTGGGACGATAACAGACGACAGAATGATCTGTACAGTCGTGAGGTTTGAGGGTTTCATCTAGGACAGTCCACATCAGAAGCAGCAGGATTCTTCACGCTAGGAGCTACTGCGACACTAAAGACATCACTAGGGGGCTTCACGTTGTTTCTTTCCACATGCTTACCGAATCTGTAGTCCAGTCTGAGCAACTAGAGAGGCTACAACAGAGCAAACCTGtcatcatttcattcatgtaAAGTCACTGCTGCGACTAGTAGTAGACGGCTGGTGGAAACACCTGCAACTGAAAACGTGTTTTTCTGCAGGAGGGACTTTGTTTTGTGGTTTCCAACGTGCAGGCGTGCATTCAACAGTCGCCTTTCATCTCGACAGGTTGTGTGTTTCATCTaaagagggtgtgtgtgtgtgcgtgtactcACATTTTGAGTGAAAACATCTGTTTGCCCGCTTTCGAGCATCGCGTCCAGCTCCTCGTCTGAGACGTTGGACCCGGCTGAAGTGAGAAGTGCAACAGGTCATCAgactgtgtttcatgttttgggAAATGTTGCAGGAGAaatattaaaagtgaaaattaaaaaaaaaaaattccctctaTTCTGAAATCAAAAGACTTCCTTTATCAGAGCGAGAACTGTGTTAAACCTCAAGTTTGAAGCCTgaactgttttttctcttctgttaaACTGAAAACTAAGAATAAATaccttcatttttaaatgtagcaCCATTTAAATGCTTTCCATCAACACACTAcaactaaatataaatatatcagcagcattaacactttgtttttccagtgtgtagtagaaagtgagagaggaagaaagaacaAGGCGTGACAAATGTCATGAGGTGTCATGAGAAACTGTGATGACACAACGTCAGTACACACTGAGGTCGCAGCGAAGGGGGAAGTGTTCAGTAAAACTGATCTCCCTGAAAATCACCGCAGACCACGagtcagaaaaatacaagaacTTGCAGCCGTGTTTCATTCACTCACTGATTTTGAGTTGCCTCTGTATTCTCTCCACGTTGCGGTCTCTGTACTGAGCCTGGATGGTGTTACAGTGACCCATCAACTCCACAAACTCCTTGGACAAGACACCGtgctggagagagaaaataaaggttTTAGTCACTTTATGGTAGATTAAAAGATTCAAGATTTTAATCCAAATATAAACAAGCTGTCAAACTGAGTGGGGATAAAATCCTCTGTCactataaatgtattttatatctcAGTATCGATCTATACAGTAAACTTTCTCAACATTCAGATACAATAACCAGAAGAAAATGTCTGTTTCTGGCTGATCCAATGAAGTATTTTATCACAATGATGCAACATTACTTGAAATCTAATACAGCTACAACGATCAaaatctctgattccagcttcttaaatgtgaatattttctggtttctttagtcttctatgataataaactgaatatctttgagttgtggacaaaacaagatatttgaagttgcatcttgagctttgggaaaccgatgatgacatttctgacatttttcaggccaaacgactaatcgattaatcatttaatcaggaaaataatttacagattaatcgataatgaaaataacggttagttgcagccttacaatCAGATATGTCCAAAATATTCCCATAAAGCAGTCTGGCTCACTGATTTTAATACAACCAGTCATATTAAAGTGATCGTTACTCTGTTTACGTGTTACGACAAAATTTGCTGTTGACAAATGTAAATTGTCTCCgagtttatttaaagtgcatcGACATGTTTAACTCAAAAAACAAATCTTGCTTTGCAGTATTTTACATGATGTTCTATGTTTTTTACTTGTAGTGAACTTCACACTTCAGGGTTTCTTATCTCAGAGGTTTGTTGTTACTTCATTCATTCTGTATGTTATTTCttgtaaatgtttcatgttcttatctttcttttatattttttgtgagaCAAAGGCAGTTTTCTACTCTGGTGGACAGTAAAGTTGTGTTGCTCTATTCTCTCAGCATTTATCATCATAACTTTTAACTATCAACACCTGTTCTGACTTCcaaaattactgtaaattaatCCAAATCATGATATCTCTTGTGATTCCACCAGTGTGTTACCATAATTAAGAAATATTGTTTAAGAGGTCTTGTTTACAGGCTCCACACTCAGCAAACCTCCTGCAGAATCCACCATGATATGAAATCAACCAACGTTGAGCATGTGAGGAAAGAGTTTAGATAATCTGAATGTACAAAGTGACTGAAGGAGTGTTTACAGATTAACATGTTAAACAAGTTAATCAACAACGGTTCAAACTGAAGTAAATTTCCGACACAACGAGCCAGATTCTCCAGTTTCTCCTCTTTGACTGAGTTCTTATTCTGATTATTGGTGGAATAAAAAGGCTTCATGCAGCTTGAAGTTTACTAAAGTTCTGATATTTTAAGAGGTGGTGATGTTAAAACACAAGTTAATATCTTACAAGACTCCAGACTACGATGTTAGAGCATAAAAGCAACAATTAAGGCTCAACCTGGGTCCGTTGCATCCGAACATTTATGGGTATGTATTTTCCATCCTCTTCTCCCTTCTTGGGTTCAATACCTGTGGAAAGAAAACTGATGAGTATAATTCAACTTATTTGGGGGGAAAACTCTGTTTTAACTGTAGGTCAACAATACTAACTCTTCAGTTTTCTTTGGATCTGGCTCGCCATCGTTTTTATTTCCTCTCGAAGAGTCTGGAGCTCTTTCTTCATACCtaacaaaagaagaaaacagcatTAACATCAACACCCGACAGCCCTGAATCAGACAATGTGAGTGTTTTCTGTGAGGAGAGACAGCAAACTTTAGAAAAGAACTCTGTTGAAGGCAAAACCGTCAAAACTTTTCTGTGATAAATCTTTATTTGATCATTGAAATCGTTTCAGTTATACAGAAccagacacactttctcattaaaGAGAACAAGAAGGTGTCATCCAGTCTGACAGGTATTTATGAGTATTATGATCAGAACCAAGTCTGGACCAGCTGATGGTCTAAATGAACATACTCACTCTCCTCTGGCAGCGCCACACCCAGCacagttttctgtttgttctcaAGGTCAGACACCATCCTTTTGAGGCTCTGCAGCCCCTCATGAATTTCTTGCGCCTGAGGAGGGTACATACGTTGTAGTTTAGAAGTTTTAAGGTTTATACGGAGCAGCGTATGTTACAGAAGAGCTGAATTAGACGATTAATCACCAGtaacagaaaacatttgctGATGACAGCCGCTCAGATGTGAGGAATCGCTGCTTTTGTCTGTATAACACTGGAAATTCTCTTTtggtttggacaaaacaaaacatttgaaacgTCACAAACATCACATTGGGGTTTTGGGAACATGTGATGGGCATTGTTCACTATTATCTGACACTTTATAGActtatttaacaaaataatcaacTTCAGGTTATCTAAAGTTCACATCACACAAAGTCTCTGCACTCATGACTTCACATGTTAaagcgcacgcacgcacacacacacacgcacacacacacacacacacacacacacacacacacacacactcgcaatgatgttaatataaaaacaggACTGAGGTCaggaatgtaaaaataaattatatcacAAGAACAGAACCGGAGTGACAACCTGTCAAAAAGGGAACCAGTTATGTGATTTAATTTCCAAGCCGGTGAAATCAAACAAAGCGACAGCAGACAAGAGACAAGATGTTCCTTTATGTTGTCAACAGAGCTGatcgataattaaaataataattagtttcAACCCTTTTTTGCAATATATCCTACAGTAACACATAGGTTTGTCGTACACCTTCATGATGCACGAGACAGTACGGCAACAACACTGATTCCCTGACTGGGATTAGCAGAGAGCAATgtttacaaaacacaaagtctCAGACAAGATTGTTTCTTCTACTTTGAGCCTCAACACTGGATGAATATGAACTCTTTTCTCAGTTAAACAATGTAAATGCACATAAATATGATAGTTAAAGGACAGCTTCACAGTGTTTcaactaactcagactgctgaagcctcatataagcttcacatcaacttttaaatgactgtgtggacacactgtggatttttacctccatcacttacactgaaagcacatttgaaggatcttttaatagccagtatgaacaggaggaatgattacagcgaggaaaatctctttcactgttcatatgaacacctgactgttgttttaagacacacttgataaTAAAAATTACCAAGGAAAGTTTCATGAAGTTTCGTCTTATTTCCTGACGTATATAAATGGAAGGAACCTAACAGGAAGTTAAGATTCCTacaatttgttttcttgttttttaattttttccatttgtctCCACAGTTtactgctttttctttcttccttttctatTACTTGTGGCTAATTCTGTTTGcccagatttgttttgttttcttctgtttgttgtgttacttatttttcatttatttactgtaataagTGGTCTTGTGTTTCgtgatgttttatatatattgaaaaagttaatttaaaaaagcttCTTGTAATAAATGGGTGATAACAGAGAAATCTGACACAGCTCAGACCAGACTAGCTGATTTCAGGTGATCTGTGACTTTATTAAAGTTAGTATTTAGagtatttttacctttttaaagaaGGCTTcattctccttctcctctttggCTGAAGAGAGTCCAGGTTTGATCATCAGAGCTTTGCCCTCCTCATCGTCATCTGAAGCCTCAGCATTCTGCTGTCAGATTGACCCCccaaaagaaataataataaaaataataaataagcaAACAGAAAATTCAGTGAATGTTTCCGCATGTTTGGGGATCTTTCCATCTTCAAGAACAACAACAGACTCCAGCAGCAGCCCTGCCCTGTCCCGGCCTGCCATATCCTTTAAAGACAGGGGGCTGAAACGGAAACTGCGAATAAAGACACCGCTAGAGTTAACATTCCGACACACAGACTGTTTAACATTGCTATTTCAGTAGCTTGTTTAGGTTTCCTTTTAAATTCAAAGCTGTCGCGGTTGAAAGCTGATTTTAACCACCGTTATTAGACTGAGGGAGTGAACTTGGCTAAGTTAGCAGGTTAGCCTGTTAGCTGCTGCGAACGTTAGCCGTTTAACTGAAACTCACGTTTCCTAATTCTTTAGTCCGGTCCCGCATTTTCTCACAATGAAACACTCAGTCGGAGGTCAGAGACGTTGCGACTCCACGCAGAAGTGCGGCGAGTTGTTCTCAGGGCTCGTAAAGATGactgtaaacactgtaaacTTTGCTTTAAGTGTCATTCAACAAGTAAACTCTAGAGCAGcaacacttcttcttcttctactgcgGTTCAAACAGTGACTCATCAGCGCCGCCCAGCGGGGAgtttatatttacacatttatacagaggaagaagaagtattcagatcctttacttacagtaccaatacagtaatgtaaaaatactcagtAACAAtcaaaagtcctgcatgaaaaatcctactacagtaaaagtacataagtattatgagcttgatgtagttaaagaaTTGCaataaaagtagtggtttggtccctctgactgatatattattatatatgacatcattagattattaatagtgaagcatcagtgttagagcagcatgttactgttgtagctgctggaggtggagctagtttacactactttatatacagttagctagtttagtccagtggttcccaacctaggggtcgggcccctccaaagggtcaccagataaatctgaggggtcgtgagatgattaatgggagaggaaagaagaaaaaacaaagttctgattcAAAAATCTGATCAGTGTTTGGACTTTTTCTGtacactttgatttttgttgaaatattggatcatttgaacatttattgaaatgaaagcatgtgagaagtttagagggaaaaatcactatttggtggagctattaacaactcatagacatctgaaatgtgaccccgactacacactgctttttgtaagacgtcaaaagccaaaaaggttggaaaccactggtttcatctttaacaatgtgttgtattttaaaagcttgttatattatccattgtgtcaaatcttcatctgaaaagtaactaaagctgtcaaataaatgtagtggagtagaaagtacaatatttccctctgaaatgtagtggagtggaagtatagagtagcatcacatggaaatactcaagtaaagtacaagtacctcaaaattgtcaGCCAGAACATCATAGATACTGAGGTTATATGTCAAAGAAACAGATCTGAaaaatgtttctattatttttcaAATTCCACTGTTATATAAAGGATacatacactcaccaagcactttattaggaacacttgaTGTGGTGTAAGTATAACATGCATGTAGGGGGCAAAATATCaggaacatttttcaatataatgcactccagtccaccaccaccacccactacagcatcaataataaacataaagtagaattatcacctttctgacgatgtcaacaaaaactgaaaatgtataagcttcatgaatgtagaatttatggcagaactGTTGTGTTGGTTTACATTAGActgtgttcctaataaagtgctcagtgagtttatactgttgttgttttttactcatttaaaaTTCTTGTTAGTTCCAGACTTTTTCTACAAGATGGTTTAACAGttttctccctccttcctcctccggGAATTCAATTATTGTTGAGAAACgttgtatttattcattcagcTATGTGCTGCTTAAATTGTCTTTTCCTGATAAATTTAAAAGTACAAAGTCTCACAAATATTGGTATCTGCATTAAAAAATCCCAACTTGTGTAActctaaaatataaaatgtaaactaCACTTTAGAGcctcaaactcccagaaacaaaactgataataatcagtttgtttgtttatttgtttgtttgttttatggtttCAGGCAGCTCTTAGGTTGTTTTAAAGATGCTATTTAGTTTGTTTCTTGATACAGTCTTCTTTATGGGTTTTGGTCGacattttattcatgatttataatcaagaataaatataatcgcttttgtttttaacttaaGATTCTTCGACATgttatgtattgttttgtttcatgttatttttctgtCCGTTGTTGGCCAGGACTCTCCtggaaaatagatttttaatcTCAAACATGGTTAATTAAGTGAAGGTTTaggttgtttgttgtttagttgAGACTGAGCACAATCTAAAGTCAATTTTATGGTTTATTGCTTATTATATAATGATTTAAGGGTCATACTTTTAAGTATAACATCCTTCATGTCTGTTGGTTTCTTCTTGTtggatgattaaaaaaacacttgtgtTTTAGAAAAGGGAAACTTTTTATTTGtaggagaaagagacaaagtttattcaaagtttattaaaaatgttttatgtaagaAGTTATGTTCTCTTCTGACAAGTGTTTTCTGCTTCACCATTAAACTTTCGTATCTTGTATGTCTGTGTGGGCGAGGTGTTTGCATATGCATGACTCAAATTAACAACTACTAATAATAAATACGTGAGCTTTGACTCTCTAGTGGTTTCTTTTAATTAGTCTTTCAAATGCGTACACTCTTAGAAATGACATGTCCTTTTATACACTGATTATTCTTTTCATCTCAATACATTTTAAGTCAAAATGTGTTGTCATTTAACACAAGTATGTGTTGAAACTGTTCCCTCAAAGACCTGTTCCAgatatgctccacatatctggaagaAAACTAGTACAAACTCCCAGAAacctgcaggtctgctgcaactctaagatcttttaaatcacagctgaagacttttctctttgctgctgcctttattaaaccaaatttgagggttaatatcttaaactgcactgtaacttttattcccctgttttatctgtcttattgtAGCttcttttatttccaatttaacactttttaattgtatttaaatgtctttttacatgGGCTTGTGCTGCTTTTagattctgtcttgatgccttttgtgttttatgtgaaacactttgaattgccttgttgtttaATTGTACGATATAAATAAATCTGCCTTGCCTAAGTGTCTCTGAATCTGTCACAGTTTGGGAGCCTCGTCAAGGcttctgcagctgtctgtgttgTAAAAGATGGTTTTAGACAAATTGTGCCACATGTCCTGCATtgtcatattgttttatttgctaCGTTTTATCTTCACCTCCCTCCAGAGGGACAGACGGTGGCGTCACTGCAGCTCCTGCAGGTCAAACATCACTGACTCTCACAACCACAAGATGATGCTGTTTGCCTGCACAAACTGCACATCTGCACCAAAACCTGCAACACATACAACCAGCTGTGGTTCACACTTAACATCAGGGACATGAAGATGGAGCTAAACAGGACTTTTAAACATGTCATCAAGACTGAAAATGATGGACATTTAAAGCTTTATTGTTAATTAACGACGTCTTTATGAATATTCAAGctgacattttctttctgtgggCTATAAATACATCTATTGGAGACTGATTGGACCAACATGCTTGACATTTCAAGTAGGCCTTTCAGATAACAAACCTGCAAAACAGTAAATAATCCAGATGTGACTTGATAATATACTGTAGGGCAGCCATGTGATGCTGCTGACATTTATCACAACAGTTGAAGGCTTTGTTTGGTAGCTAAATTAATTTAGTTAGAGTCGACTCTGCTCTAATCCAAGGACATTAAAGGTATAAAATAAGAAATTTTAGCCAAAACACATGATTGTGTCCATTAAATTTCTCCATTGCagcaatattattttttaatttttattttttatgtcttttatgcAAGGCTTACAAGGGTACTAATGgtttattttgtgaaattaccattaatttattcattcatcaatCAAAACATTAAACGATCTCTTCTGGATCACCTTAAATTGCAGTCAGTTTAAAGATTAAAGGCCCTTTACACACCCCGACAGGTGtttctgattattttatctGATTAGACGTCTGATCAGGTGGACAGTCGACGAgggagttgtttgtttgtttgtttgtttgcttgttttgctttgatggcagagaagaaaaagaagagaataaGCAACCATGAAATGAGAAATTAATAATTTGAGACAAAGGAGGTTTAATAAATAATGTGAAGatgtaattaataatataaataaatacacttttgTAAAGTAAATcaaaaaattaattacatttaatgtcTTCACTTGCTTTCTTGCTTTGATTGTAAATACTACTAGCCTCTTAATAAACCTTAAAAGTAAGAAAGAAGTAGTTTTGAGATTAAGGAGGACTTTAGTAACTAATGTGAAGATCTCAACATCtcatcctaaccctaaccctcaacAACATAattgctttctttctttaattgCAAAGACAATTGGCCtccaaataaaatattttgagaggagttttaataaataatgttattatgcaaataataatataaataaattacattttgtaaatttaattaaatttgatGCACTCAGTCGCTTCCTTGCtttgaagagaaagaagaaaatttaCCTGCTAACAGACTCTTATAATTAGAAATAAgcagttttaataaataatgcGCAGAACtaaataattatgtaaatatataactaaattttttttaaagttgtaacTACTTATTTCTTAAATTGCAAAGTCAATTAGCCTcctaatttatatatatatataagacaaaacataaaaaaaagtgttttgagaTTAAGTgtagttttaataaataatgttaagATGcaaattataatataaatacatacatgcagTGTATATTTATGATTcagtattatatttattataattaataattaaacaccataattataaatttaattaaatcagATTTAATGTAGTGAAAATTAGCCTCCTaatataactttaaaataaGAAGTAGGGAAAGTAGTTTTaataaaagtgtaaataatgtaaaattaatgTATTCTCCTCTTCCTTTAATAACcactttaattaattttaaattggGAATTACATTAATTAAGGACAAATTAATGTAGGCTATGTGGTGGGGAAGTACTCTTAGTAGACTACGTTTCCCATGATGCACCGGTGCAGAGCGTCGTGTCGCCAGCGGGCTGTCAGTGctaggggagagagagggagagagaaattgGTCCAGCATCTCTGGAGCAGCGGAGCGGAGCGGATGACAGAGACACACCGTCCTCATCAGCAAAAATGAGGAGAAATTAACTCGACTGTggctctctcctcctttttttttgtcccgcCGCGATGCACAAACTGGATGTTTAA is drawn from Thunnus thynnus chromosome 20, fThuThy2.1, whole genome shotgun sequence and contains these coding sequences:
- the stx4 gene encoding syntaxin-4 isoform X2 gives rise to the protein MRDRTKELGNNAEASDDDEEGKALMIKPGLSSAKEEKENEAFFKKAQEIHEGLQSLKRMVSDLENKQKTVLGVALPEESMKKELQTLREEIKTMASQIQRKLKSIEPKKGEEDGKYIPINVRMQRTQHGVLSKEFVELMGHCNTIQAQYRDRNVERIQRQLKITGSNVSDEELDAMLESGQTDVFTQNILIDAKATRQALNEIESRHDEILKLERSIKDLHDMFQYLAMEVEAQGEMVDRVETNIKQSSNYVEKAKENTEKAVTYQQKARKKKIWIAICLAILILILVISLVTTFT
- the stx4 gene encoding syntaxin-4 isoform X1; translation: MRDRTKELGNQNAEASDDDEEGKALMIKPGLSSAKEEKENEAFFKKAQEIHEGLQSLKRMVSDLENKQKTVLGVALPEESMKKELQTLREEIKTMASQIQRKLKSIEPKKGEEDGKYIPINVRMQRTQHGVLSKEFVELMGHCNTIQAQYRDRNVERIQRQLKITGSNVSDEELDAMLESGQTDVFTQNILIDAKATRQALNEIESRHDEILKLERSIKDLHDMFQYLAMEVEAQGEMVDRVETNIKQSSNYVEKAKENTEKAVTYQQKARKKKIWIAICLAILILILVISLVTTFT